Within Streptomyces antibioticus, the genomic segment ACCTCCTTGTCGCACAGCACGACCTTCAGCCCGGACTTGGTGAGGTCCTTGAGGGAGGTGATCTTGTCGGGGTTGCCGGGGAGGGTGGCGATCTCCAGTTGGTTGCGGACGAAGGTGACCGGCTCGGTGGCGTTGTCCTTCGCGTCCGTCACGATCTTCATCGTCTTGGGGCTGGCGGAGGCGAACACGTCGGCAGGCGCCCCGCCGGTGATGCTCGCGGCCAGCGAGTCACTGCCGCCGAAGTTGAACGTCACCTTCGTGCCGGGGTGGGCCTTCTCGAACTCCTTGCCCAGCGTCGTGAAGCTCTCCTTGAGGGAGGCGGCGGCGAACACGGTGACGGTGCCGGACAGCTTCTCCGAGCCGCCGGACGCGGACGGCGAGGAGCCGGCGGAGTCGGAGTCGTCGGAGGAGGAGCAGGCGCTCAGGGCCAGCAGCACGGCCACCCCGGCACCGGCGGCCCGAAGGGTGCGGGGGGTGCGTCGGGCGCGGCGCGCGGAAGCGGTCGTCACGGTCTGACTCCTTCACATGGAACTCTTCAGGGAACTCTTGCGAAACTCACGATGCCTTCGCCGATCATACTGGCGCATATGCGAGGTGTAAGACCCTTGTCTCATTGCATGAGCTGGACCTTCCGATCATCAGGCCTGGCATGTGCGTCCGTACAGAACGGATAACTCGCTGGCGGCCCGGCCCCGGCCCGCACGACCATGGCGCGCATGACCGAAGAACCCGCACGCTGGACCCAGGCGACCGTCTACCCCGACATGTGGACCGACCCGGCGGACGACCCCCGCAACAGCGACGGAGTCAGCCCGGACGGCGAACTCGCCACCCTCCAGGACTTCCTGACCAACTACCGCCACACCCTGCGGATGAAGTGCGACGGCCTGGACCCCGAGCAACTGGCCCGCCGCTCGGTCCCCCCGTCCACGATGTCGCTGCTCGGCCTGATCCGGCACCTCGCCGAGGTGGAACGCGACTGGCGCAACTGGATCACCGACGCCGACCCGCTGCCGAAGCTGTACGGCGTCCGTGACGCGGACTTCGACCAGGCGATCGGCGACCAGGCGACGGTGGACGCCGCCCACGCCGACCTGGCCCGCGAACAGGCCGCCACGGACGCCGCCCTCGCCGCCCACCCCGACCTGGGCGAACGCCTCGGCAAGGACGGCATCGCGGTCCGCGAACTCCTGATCCACCGCATCGAGGAATACGCCCGCCACTGCGGCCACGCCGACCTCCTCCGCGAACGCGTGGACGGCCGAGTGGGGCAGTGACCCGGTGGGCGGTCACGCGGTGCCGCCGATCAGTACCCTCGGCGCAAGTGCTGGACGCGACTTCAGGGGCGGGCGATGGACAACGAGATTCAGCTCATCAGCGACGACGATGGGCTGATGGTCATGGGCCGTGCGGCGGACGTCGACCGCTTCCTCGTCTCGGAAGGACTGTCGCCCTCCCAGGACCTCGGATCGCATTGGCTCAAGTCCGTCTTCGACGCCGGGGCCGCGGTCGCACAGGCAGGTTCGGAGCTGGCGGAGAACTCCGGCCGCTGGGTGAAGCTCACCCCGAAGTCGGCACAGCTCGTCAGAAAGTACGGACTGAGGGAAAGCTCGAAGACGGGCCTCGGCACAGGGGTGTTGAAGGGGCAGAAGGGTCAGATCAAGGGGTTCGTGGAATTCGCGAAGGCACCCCGATCGCTCATGACCAACCCGACGGCTCTCGCCAATGCCGCGAAGCTCATGTCGCAGGTCGCGATGCAGCAGAGCATGGAAGAGATCTCCGACTATCTCGCCACGATCGACGCGAAGGTCGACGACGTGCTGCGCGCCCAGAAGGACACGGTGCTGTCCCGCATGATCGGAGTGGGCTTCGTCATCGACGAGTCCATGACCATCCGGGAGAAGAGGGGCAGGGTCGACGAGATCATGTGGTCGAAGGTGCAGGACGCGCCGACGGCGATCGCGGAGACCCAGGTGTACGCCTTGCGCCAACTCGACGCGATCGCGGACAGGATGGAGCGCCAGTCCAAGATCGGCGATCTCGCCACCGCGGTCAGGGAGGCCGAGGCCCCGGTCCGGGAGTGGCTCGTCGTCCTGGCCCGCTGCTTCCAACTGCAGGACGCGATCGCCGTACTCGAACTCGACCGGGTGCAGGACGCGTCCCCGGACGAACTGGACGCCCATCGCCTCGGTTTGAAGGCCGCCCGGCAGGACCGGCGGGACCTCATATCGCGCAGTACCGAGCGGCTGGTGGCCCGGATGAACGCGGTCGCCGGCAGGGCCAACGCGAAGGTGCTACTGCACCCGGCCAAGTCCCCGGCCGTGGTCCAGTCGAGCAACCAGGTCGCGATCGGCGTCCACGACTTCCACGAGCGGCTAGGGATCGAGTCCGGAGGCTGGTCGTCCGACGCGAGACGATGGGCCGACGCGGCCGCCGAGGTCCGGGACAAGGCGCTCGAGACCGGAGCGAAGGGCGTCGACGCCGCCAGAAGCCGCGGCAAGGTGACCCTCGACCGCGCAGGTTCGGCCACGGGCAGACTCGCCGTAGGAATCGCCGAGCGAGCACGCCGCCTGCGCGGGGGCGAGCCGGGAGGGAACGAGTAGGGCTGAGCGACCACCGGCACCGTCGCGATGCGCGGCACGAGCCATACGGAGAGCACGCTCGTTCCCGCCGGGCTGCGGACGGCCGCTGTCAGTCGTCCAGACGGACCGGCATCAGGAGTGAGAAGGTGTCCTCGTCGTCGGGTCGGCGGATCGCCAGCGGTGCCGTGGGCGCGCCCAGCTCTAGGACCAGCTCGTCCCGGGCGCCGGCGGTGAGGGCGTGCAGCAGGAACTCGCGGTTGACGGCCACGTTGTCCTGGGCGTCGTCACCGTCGTCGCACACGACCACGGTTCCGTTCCCCGCCACCCGGAGCACGCTGAGGTCGTAGGGCCCGCCGTTCGGCTCACGGGTCCCGCTCGTGCGCACCGGACCGGTCTCCAGGGTCTGGCGGAAGGCTGCCGTATCGACGTGGGCCCGGCGACCGGCCGGGAGTCGGACGAGGCGGCGGTAGTCGGGAAACTCGTGGCCGAGACTCCGGCCGGATGTCTGACGGTCGCCGGCCTCCAGCGTCACGAGGTCGCCGTCCATCGTGAGTTGGACGGGATCCTTGCCGGTCAGCAGCGCCCGCATCGCGTCGGCGAGCGGAAGGGGCACGACCACCTGCGTCCGAGGCCCGCCGTATCCGGTCGAGCGTGCCCGTGCGACGGCCATCCGGTAGCGGTCGGTGGCCACCAGATGGAGCGCCCCTCCCTCGAAGTCGAACAGGATCCCGCCGAGCACGGGCAGGTCCCCGTCGGTGCTAGCGGCGAAACGGACCGTGTCCAGCGCGGCGGCCAACTCCGGTGAGGGGAGGGACAGTCGGACGGAAGCGGTGCGGAGCGAGGTCATGGGGTCGGTCTCCCTGCGGTCGAGTAGGGCTCGAAGCGTGGAGAACTCGCTGCGGGCGTCGGACAGCCCGAGTTCGAGACGGCGCAGGTGCGCCTCAAGGAGACCGCGCACCAGGTCCGTGTCCGTGCCGGCCCAGCCGGCCAGCACGAGCCGGATGTCGGCCAACGGCATGCCCGCCCGGCGAAGCCGGGCCAGCAACCGGGCCTCCTCCAACTGCTCGGGCTCGTACCAGCGGTACCCGCTGACCGGGTCCACCCAGGCGGGCACCAGCACACCGGCCCGGTCGTAGAACCGCAGCGCGCTCACGCTCAGCCCGCAGTCCCGCGCCAACTCCCCGATGCTGCGCATCTCGTTCTCCACACCCGTAACTCTGAGCCCTCGACAAGGTCGAGGGTCAAGGACCTGTACGTTCAGGCGATTCAGGCGTACGGACGCGCAGGACAGAAGTTCAGTGGAGCAGGGGAAGGGCGAAACGTTGAGTCGAGCGGCCAGCGCGGTGCGGTCGGTGGGTGGGCGCAGGGTGTTTGTCGTGTTGGGTGTTGTGCTTGTGGTGTTGGCCGGGGGCATCGTCGGTCTGGTGCTGCTCGGGGATCGTGCTGTGTCCGATGCGGGCGCCGAGGAGAGGAACTGCTGCTGGGAGAAGGGCGTCACTCCCGCCGGGCTCGGCGAACGGATCGGGATCAGGATGCCCGAGGAGGCCACGGACCGGAGGGCTGCGGTGAAGCGCAACTCCCGGTACAGCACGGGGATTCTGGCGTTCACCTTGGCTGAGGACACCGCGAACGGTTATCTCTCCCGGATGGTGCCCGAGGGCACCCGGATGATCGCCAACATCGCGCCGGAGCCCGACGCGTACAAGGGGGACGCCCCGTTCACGCGTCTGGGACTGACCGAGCCGGAGACGATCACGTCGGACCTGAGGAAGACCTCGCTCTGCCCCGAGGACACCGGGACTCCGGAGGGCAGGCGTCTGCGGAGCTGCGTCGACATCTACGCCCATGACTTCGCGTCGGGCCGTACGAGGATCTACGTCCGGTCGAGTTCAGGGTGACGTCCGTACGCTGTGTCAGCGTACGGGCACGTTCTGTGGACGGTACGGGCGGGTTGCCGTCACTCTGGGTGCGGTCGTTCGCGGAGGTGCCGCGGGGGACGTACGCACGTGGAGGTGGCCGCGTATGACGGACCGTAGCGATGTGAAGGCTTGCGTGGGGGAGCGTGAGCCTGATCCGTCCGACAGTCTGCGGACGTTCGGGGCGGTCGTCCAGGCCCTGCGCGAGCACGCCGGGTTCAGTCGCGTCGAGTTCGGGACGCTGGTGCGGTACTCCAAGTACACCGTGGAGTCGGTGGAGTTGGGGCGCCGGATGCCCGACGAGCGGTTCGTGGAGCGTGCGGAGGAGGCACTGGGAGGCACTGGGCAACACGGGCGCGCTGCGGAAGGCGGCGGGTCATCTCACGCGCGGCGAGCCGGGGTTGGCGGCCTGGTTCCGGCGGTGGGCGCGGCTGGAGAAGGTGGCGGTGAGTCTGTGCACGTATGAGTGCAGGCTCGTGCCGGGGCTTTTGCAGCCCGAGGGGTACGTGCGGGCCGTGTTCGACAACAGTGTTCCTCCGCTGTCGGACGAGCAGTTGGAGGCCCAGGTGTTCGCGCGGCTGGAGCGGCAGCGGATGTTGTACGAGCGGCCGAACGTACCGTTCAGCTTCATCGTCGAGGAGCATCTGTTCCGGCGTCGGCTCGGCGGGGCCGAGGTGACGCGTGGGCTGCTGGACCACGTGCTGGAACTGACGGCGCCGCGCAATGTGACCCTTCAAGTCATGCCGCTGGACACCGAGTTCCACGCGTGCCTGGACGGTCCGGTGCGGTTGCTGGAGACCCCGGAGCGGCGACGGCTCGCGTACTCCGAAGGGCAGCAGAACGGCCGCCTGATCTCCGACGCGAAAGAGGTGAGCCTCCTCTACCAGTGCTATGACACACTGCGCTCGCAGGCCCTGAACCCCAAAGAATCGCGGAGCCTGCTGGAGCGACTGCGAGGAGAGCTATGAGTACGACGGAACTCGCCTGGTTCAAGTCCAGTTACAGCGGTACCCAGGGGGACGACTGCGTGGAGGTCGCCGTCGGCGAACAGGCCGTCCACATACGCGACTCCAAGGACGTGACCCGGCCCCACCTCGCCGTCGGGCGTGACGGGTGGGCCCGGTTCGTGGGGTTCACGGTGCGCGGAGTACGAGCAGAGTGATCTCGCTGGGGGCGAAGACGCGGAACGGCGGCCCCCAGAAGCCCGTGCCGCGGCTCGTGTAGAGCTGCGTGCGGGTGCCGTGGCGGCTGAGGCCGGCCAGGGCGGGCTGGTCGAGGCCGACCAGGTGGTGGAAGGGCCAGATCTGGCCGCCGTGGGTGTGACCCGAGAGTTGCAGGTCGATGCCCGCGGCCGCCGCCCGGTCGACGAACTTGGGCTGATGGGCCAGGAGCAGGACGGGCAACTCGGGATCGGCGCCGTCCAACGCCCCGGCGAGATGCGCGCCGTGGCCCGCCACGCCGGAGGACTCGGCGGTGACGTCGTCCACGCCAGCCACCACGAGCGTGTCGCCGCCGCGTTCGAGCAGGAGATGACGGTTGCGCAGCGGCTCCCAGCCCAGCTCGTCCATCAGGTCGACCCAGCCCTGGGCCTCGCTGTAGTACTCGTGATTGCCGGTGACGTACACCCGGGCCCGGGTGGCGCGCACGGTGCCGAGGGGGAGGGCCTGGGCGCGGCGGCGCTCGGCGGTGCCGTCGGCGATGTCGCCGGTGTGGCAGACGAGGTCGGCGTCCAGGGAGTTGACGGTCTCGCACACCCGCTCCGACCAGCGGGCGCGGTCGAGCGGGCCGTAGTGGGTGTCGGTGATGAGGGCGACGCGGGTGCCGTCCAACCCGGCTCCCAGCCGGGGGAGTTGCACGTCGAGTCGGCGCACGCGCGGCACGCGGCGGGCCTCGGCGTATCCCCAGACGAGCAGGACGGCCGTCACACCGAGGACGGCCCAGGTGACGATCCGGGCCCGGTCCTGCCCCTCGCCGACGCCGGCCACGGTCAGCGCGAGCCGCAGGAGGACGCCGAGCAGCACGGACCAGGTGAACAGCACCCAGCTCGCGCCCAGCAGGGTCGCACCGACGATCGCCGCCCGGTCCTGCTGGCGCCGACCGTGACCGCGCGCCATCGCGAGCGGCATGACGACGAGACCGAGCGCGAACAGGGCGGTGCCCGCCAGCGTCACGGGCAACGGCCAGTGCTGACCGGCGAACAGCAGCACCCAGCAGGGCACGGCCCACAGCAGGACGGGCGCGATCAGGGGGACGTACCGCATCACGCGGCGCAGCAGCCCCCTCCGCGGCGCATCCGCCCGTGCCTCCGCCTCGCCGTCGACGGGCCGGGCATCGCTGGTGTCGGTCACGCTTCCCCTCCTGACCGGGTGCCGTCTCGCGCGTCGCGCGCACTGTATCCACCCCAACGTCGGCGACCCCGACGGCGTTCCCCGCCCGCCCCGCCCGCCCGAGTGACGGTGATCACGGACACCTCCCGGGGTGTGCTGCGTAGGCTGGTGTCGTCGTAAGGTGTGAAAACAGCCCTTGACCTGCATATACGCAGGCAGGGAGCCTACTCTTGGACCGCGCCGCTGCCGATCAAGGGCTTCGCGGGGGTCCTGCGCCAGGACCTTGATGCGGTACTGGCCGGAGTGGCCCTGGACTACAGCTCCGGCGTCGTCGAAGGGCACGTCAATCGACTCAAGACGCGGTAGCGGCAGATCCTGACTCCCGGACTCTTGTCAGTAGCGTCGTCTACTGTCTCGCGCCATGGGCTACGACATCCACATCACCCGGCGTGAGGACTGGTGGGACGAAGGCGGACCGGGGATTGCCACGCATGAATGGGAGGCAGTCGTGGAGAGTGACGCCGACCTGTCCATGATTCCTCCACCGTCTGAATGGAGCGGGCCCTCTCAGTGGTCTGCAGTGATGACCACGCATCCTGACGAAGAGCGGTTCGGAACCGCCTTGCACTGGGCGTCGGGAGAGATCAGGGCCAAGAACCCGAGCGACATTCTGATCGCGAAGATGCGCCAGGTTGCGAAAGCTCTCAACGCGCGGGTCCAGGGAGATGACGGCGAGTACTACGACGAGTGACATCCGGACGACGTCACAGCCCGTGAACCATTCACGAAAATCTTGCCTGAACCAACTTCACATATCGCCGTCAACACCATCGCTGCCTGCGCGCGCATGCCCGCCACGGTGTAGAGGCACGCCGC encodes:
- the modA gene encoding molybdate ABC transporter substrate-binding protein gives rise to the protein MTTASARRARRTPRTLRAAGAGVAVLLALSACSSSDDSDSAGSSPSASGGSEKLSGTVTVFAAASLKESFTTLGKEFEKAHPGTKVTFNFGGSDSLAASITGGAPADVFASASPKTMKIVTDAKDNATEPVTFVRNQLEIATLPGNPDKITSLKDLTKSGLKVVLCDKEVPCGAAAQKALDASGLKLTPVSYEQDVKSALTKVELKEADAAVVYKTDVNAAGDKVEGVDFPESADAVNDYPIALLKDAPNADAAEAFIALVQSPEGQKVLTGAGFLQP
- a CDS encoding DinB family protein, which encodes MTEEPARWTQATVYPDMWTDPADDPRNSDGVSPDGELATLQDFLTNYRHTLRMKCDGLDPEQLARRSVPPSTMSLLGLIRHLAEVERDWRNWITDADPLPKLYGVRDADFDQAIGDQATVDAAHADLAREQAATDAALAAHPDLGERLGKDGIAVRELLIHRIEEYARHCGHADLLRERVDGRVGQ
- a CDS encoding MerR family transcriptional regulator, giving the protein MENEMRSIGELARDCGLSVSALRFYDRAGVLVPAWVDPVSGYRWYEPEQLEEARLLARLRRAGMPLADIRLVLAGWAGTDTDLVRGLLEAHLRRLELGLSDARSEFSTLRALLDRRETDPMTSLRTASVRLSLPSPELAAALDTVRFAASTDGDLPVLGGILFDFEGGALHLVATDRYRMAVARARSTGYGGPRTQVVVPLPLADAMRALLTGKDPVQLTMDGDLVTLEAGDRQTSGRSLGHEFPDYRRLVRLPAGRRAHVDTAAFRQTLETGPVRTSGTREPNGGPYDLSVLRVAGNGTVVVCDDGDDAQDNVAVNREFLLHALTAGARDELVLELGAPTAPLAIRRPDDEDTFSLLMPVRLDD
- a CDS encoding DUF397 domain-containing protein codes for the protein MSTTELAWFKSSYSGTQGDDCVEVAVGEQAVHIRDSKDVTRPHLAVGRDGWARFVGFTVRGVRAE
- a CDS encoding metallophosphoesterase — encoded protein: MTDTSDARPVDGEAEARADAPRRGLLRRVMRYVPLIAPVLLWAVPCWVLLFAGQHWPLPVTLAGTALFALGLVVMPLAMARGHGRRQQDRAAIVGATLLGASWVLFTWSVLLGVLLRLALTVAGVGEGQDRARIVTWAVLGVTAVLLVWGYAEARRVPRVRRLDVQLPRLGAGLDGTRVALITDTHYGPLDRARWSERVCETVNSLDADLVCHTGDIADGTAERRRAQALPLGTVRATRARVYVTGNHEYYSEAQGWVDLMDELGWEPLRNRHLLLERGGDTLVVAGVDDVTAESSGVAGHGAHLAGALDGADPELPVLLLAHQPKFVDRAAAAGIDLQLSGHTHGGQIWPFHHLVGLDQPALAGLSRHGTRTQLYTSRGTGFWGPPFRVFAPSEITLLVLRAP